The following proteins are encoded in a genomic region of Astatotilapia calliptera chromosome 22, fAstCal1.2, whole genome shotgun sequence:
- the LOC113015237 gene encoding CD209 antigen-like protein C — protein MSENVEVFELLKTKEMLRKIELERETVKIHVTEKLAEIKPCNTVTPTCPLQPEMKIITQPYSTIKPTTTTSQRPEVNMNEPCYKCEDDWKEHGGNCYYFSTNSSSWNESRTVCKTKGGDLVKIDSEEEQNFLRKNVQQKMEIHDIPFWIGLTDLAEEGRWLWVDGGWLPTK, from the exons ATGTCTGAAAATGTTGAAG tgTTTGAGCTTTTGAAAACCAAGGAAATGCTCAGAAAAATTGAACTGGAGCGGGAAACTGTAAAAATTCATGTCACGG agaaATTGGCTGAAATCAAACCATGCAATACAGTGACGCCCACATGTCCATTGCagcctgaaatgaaaataa TAACACAACCTTACAGCACAATAAAGCCTACAACCACAACCTCACAACGTCCTGAAGTAAACATGA ATGAACCATGTTATAAATGTGAGGATGACTGGAAGGAACATGGAGGAAATTGCTATTACTTCTCCACCAATTCATCCTCCTGGAATGAGAGCAGAACTGTATGTAAAACTAAAGGAGGAGACCTGGTTAAAATAGACAGCGAAGAAGAGCAG AATTTCTTGAGGAAAAATGTTCAACAAAAAATGGAGATACATGACATCCCTTTCTGGATCGGACTGACAGACTTAGCAGAAGAGGGCAGATGGTTGTGGGTGGATGGTGGATGGCTCCCCACTAAATGA